The Nodosilinea sp. FACHB-141 nucleotide sequence TAGAACTGGCTGAGTCTATCCGCCCACGCCTCCCTGGGGCAGCACGACGGTGACTGTGGTTCCCACCTGGGGCTGGCTGTCGAGGTGGATGTGGCCGCGGTGGGTGTCAACAATTACCTTGGCGATCGCCAGCCCCAGTCCCGTACCCTGCTCGCCGCTGCGCAACCGCGAGGGGTCAGCCCGGTAAAAGCGATCGAAGGCATGGGCGATCGCTTCGCTATCCATGCCAATGCCCGTGTCCTGCACGGTTACCTGCACTCCTGGTTGTCCCTGGTGCTTGGTGGGCTTGACCTTGACCGTCACGGTGCCGCCACTGGGGGTGTACTGCACCGCATTGCTGATCAGGTTGGTGAATAGGCGGGTGAGCTGGCCGGGATCGCCCAAAATCGTGGAGCTGGCGGTGGGGGGAGCAGTCAGTAGCGCTGCGTTTTTAGACCGCTGTTTGCCAAAACTTTTACCAAAACCGTCTTCCGCGACTGCCACTTGCAGCGCGATCTGGCGCTCGGTAGCCATCACCTGCTGCTCCTCCAACACATCCTCCAGCAGCCCCTCTAAACTGACAGAAGCGGGAGCAAAGGCAATCAGCCCACTCTCCTGACGAGCGAGAAACAACAGATCATCCACCAGCCGCCCTAGCCGCCGAGTGAGGCGCTCAATCACCTGAAACTGCTTTTGCTGAATATCTACGTCAGGGTTGGGGTCTGACAGCGCTACCTGGGCATTGGTCTGGATGACAGCGATGGGGTTGCGCAACTCGTGGGAGGCGTCGGCGGTAAACTGCTTGAGCTGCTGGTAGGAGTCGCGCACGGGGGCGATCGCGATCCCCGACAGCAGCCAGCCGATTGCCGCCACTGCCGCCACCATCAGACTTGTGCCCAGGGCTAAATCCACAATCAACCTGCGGCTGGGCTTGGTCACCTCAAACCAGGGATGGCTGACCCGCAGATAGCCCAGCACCTGCCCGTGGTCTTGCACCCGCTCAGTAATCTGGCGAAAGAAAGTCTCTTGCCCCACCCGCACCGTTTCGCCCGCCGGGTTAACGTGCAGAGGCACGGGCTGGAGGTCTGCAAAGGTAGACCACAGCAGTTGCCCACCGGGGCCAAACCACTCTAGGTCGATGTGGTCGTCTTCAACGGCGCGGGCGTTGTCGCGAAAGCTGGCTTCTACGTTGACCCGCAGCGGCGGACCATCGGTATCGATGGTGGCAAAGGTATGATCCCCGGCGGCATCAGGTTCTATGACCAGCGATCGCTCCACAATCTCCACCACGTGGTTCAGCGTGTCATCCACCCGCTCGACCAGCGTGGTGCGCACGTAGAGATAGAAGCCGCTGGCAAACAGCAGCAGCAGCACCGCCGTCACCGCCGTATACCAAAGCGCAAGCCGCCGCCGAGTCGCCTGAAACATAGACATCTATGGCAATTTTTGAGTGACCAAGTAGAGCATTGATGCAGCCAACTCTATTAACCATAGAGAACTTTGCCCTGCCGAAGTGCTTGGCAGACTAGGGAAGTGACTACGTTCTTTTTGCGCTCGACCTCTTCGCGAGTCATGACCAAAATATCTTTAGGAATCCCTAGCCCTCGCAGCGCTTTGTAGGCAACCCGTGCCCGCCGGTAGCGGGGTTCGTCAGACTGTGAAACAATTACGAGCAAGTCAATATCGCTATCTTCGTTTGGCTCCCCGTAGGCGTAGGAGCCAAACAAAATGATCTGCTCTGGTTGCAGGGCAGACACCAAACGTTGGGTAATTTGGTCGAGCAGATCGGTGGTGAGCGGTTGCACTGGCTACCTGGCCCGAGTGAGATGGGCGGCGATCGACTGCGATCGCTAACCTCATCCTAATTCAGCAGCCTACGACGGCAAATCTCCTGCTTTACCATGGTGAAGATATGTGGGGAAATTCCCTGAGAGGAGCCTGTTATTAGTATTGAGGAGACGATTCGTGTCCAATTTTTTAGCTGCTGCAAAGCGTTCAAAGCGGTGGAGCCTCAAGCGGTGGAGCCTGATGGCTCTTGTCGCCACAGCTACTCTTGGCTTTTCTCTCTGGCTGGGTGGGCTGCATTTGCCGTCCTCGACTGCCCTGGCCCAAGACGAACCCGCTGTCGAGCGGGCCAACCCCACCAACGCCACGACCTACCGTTTCAAGGTGGGCGACTATAGCGCAACGGTCGTGAGCGACGGTACGCTGACGTTCCCGGTGGGATTCTTTGTACCCAAGGCTGATCCTGCGGCGGCATCGGCAGCCCTGACGGACAACTTTTTGCCGACCGACAGTGTCTTAGCCCACCTCAACGTGCTGTATCTAGAAACCGATGAGCACAAGGTGCTGATCGATACCGGGGCGGGCAACACCTTTGGCCCCACCGTGGGCTATCTAGCCAGCAACCTGGCAGCCGCAGGCATTGCCCCCGACACCATTGACACCGTCATTTTGACCCACGCCCACCCCGACCACATCGGCGGCATTCTCGACGAAAGCGGCAACCCGGTATTCGCCAACGCCAGCTACTATATCTCTGAGACCGAGTGGAATTTTTGGACGGCACCAACGGTGGAAATGCCCAACTCGCTGGTGGATGCAGATACCCAAGCGACTACGGTGGCAGTAGCGCAGGAGTGGCTGGGGGCGATCGCCAGCCGCACCACCCGCTTTGCCTTGGGCGATGAGATCATTCCCGGCATTGTCTCAGTTCCTTCGGTGGGCCATACCCCTGGCCAAGCCTCATACCTGATCACCTCCGGCGACGATAGCCTGCTAGCTACCGGCGATGTGTTCTTTAGCGACCCGCTGAACCTGGAGAACCCCGACTGGGAAGTGGCGTTTGACACCGACCCTACCCAGGGCGTAGCCACGCGGAAACAATTGCTGGAGACGGTTACGGGCGATCGCCGCAAATTACTGGTACCCCACATGCCCTTTCCCGGCCTCGGCCACGTGCGTGCCCAGGGCGATGCCTACGGTTGGGAGCCGATTGTGTGGGATTTTGGCTTTGAGTCGTAGGTTCTAAGTTTGGAACTCGTTCAGATATTTAGACCTCAAGAAAAGTAGTGAGCGGACCCAGATGAAGAATTTGGGTCCGCTTGTGGTTGTGGAATATGTAGCGATAGGACGAGCGCTGCTCAAAGTGTTGAGCTAGAGGCTACCCTGACGTTACAAG carries:
- a CDS encoding HAMP domain-containing sensor histidine kinase, which encodes MFQATRRRLALWYTAVTAVLLLLFASGFYLYVRTTLVERVDDTLNHVVEIVERSLVIEPDAAGDHTFATIDTDGPPLRVNVEASFRDNARAVEDDHIDLEWFGPGGQLLWSTFADLQPVPLHVNPAGETVRVGQETFFRQITERVQDHGQVLGYLRVSHPWFEVTKPSRRLIVDLALGTSLMVAAVAAIGWLLSGIAIAPVRDSYQQLKQFTADASHELRNPIAVIQTNAQVALSDPNPDVDIQQKQFQVIERLTRRLGRLVDDLLFLARQESGLIAFAPASVSLEGLLEDVLEEQQVMATERQIALQVAVAEDGFGKSFGKQRSKNAALLTAPPTASSTILGDPGQLTRLFTNLISNAVQYTPSGGTVTVKVKPTKHQGQPGVQVTVQDTGIGMDSEAIAHAFDRFYRADPSRLRSGEQGTGLGLAIAKVIVDTHRGHIHLDSQPQVGTTVTVVLPQGGVGG
- a CDS encoding nucleotidyltransferase domain-containing protein, translated to MQPLTTDLLDQITQRLVSALQPEQIILFGSYAYGEPNEDSDIDLLVIVSQSDEPRYRRARVAYKALRGLGIPKDILVMTREEVERKKNVVTSLVCQALRQGKVLYG
- a CDS encoding MBL fold metallo-hydrolase, producing the protein MSNFLAAAKRSKRWSLKRWSLMALVATATLGFSLWLGGLHLPSSTALAQDEPAVERANPTNATTYRFKVGDYSATVVSDGTLTFPVGFFVPKADPAAASAALTDNFLPTDSVLAHLNVLYLETDEHKVLIDTGAGNTFGPTVGYLASNLAAAGIAPDTIDTVILTHAHPDHIGGILDESGNPVFANASYYISETEWNFWTAPTVEMPNSLVDADTQATTVAVAQEWLGAIASRTTRFALGDEIIPGIVSVPSVGHTPGQASYLITSGDDSLLATGDVFFSDPLNLENPDWEVAFDTDPTQGVATRKQLLETVTGDRRKLLVPHMPFPGLGHVRAQGDAYGWEPIVWDFGFES